The following proteins are co-located in the Oenanthe melanoleuca isolate GR-GAL-2019-014 chromosome 4, OMel1.0, whole genome shotgun sequence genome:
- the LOC130252200 gene encoding 16 kDa beta-galactoside-binding lectin, translating into MEKGLVVTQLDVEPGECIKVKGKIESDAKGFAVNVGKDSNTLLLHFNPRFDCHGDVNTIVCNSKEDGTWGEEDRKADFPFQHGDKIEICISFDETEATVKLPEAEFKFPNRLGMEKIQYLAVEGDFKVKAIKFS; encoded by the exons ATGGAGAAA GGACTGGTTGTTACTCAGCTGGATGTCGAGCCTGGTGAGTGCATCAAGGTCAAAGGGAAGATCGAGTCTGATGCCAAAGG GTTTGCTGTGAATGTCGGGAAGGACAGCAACACCCTCCTGCTGCACTTCAACCCTCGCTTTGACTGCCACGGGGATGTCAACACCATCGTGTGCAACTCCAAGGAGGATGGCACCTGGGGGGAGGAGGACAGGAAGGCTGACTTTCCCTTCCAGCATGGGGACAAGATTGAG ATATGCATCTCCTTTGATGAGACCGAGGCAACGGTGAAGCTGCCCGAGGCAGAGTTCAAGTTCCCAAATCGGCTGGGCATGGAGAAAATTCAATACCTGGCGGTGGAGGGTGACTTCAAAGTGAAAGCCATTAAGTTCAGCTAA
- the SOWAHB gene encoding ankyrin repeat domain-containing protein SOWAHB, producing MARELSQEAVLDFLWAAGGRAPNTALLRHFQRFLRDPALTEQQRRERREYFKSLVNSLATVHPAAAPGASKDIVLRRRYRDLLDEELPPPEEQREQEEEKKEPPPPRRDPEGRRAPHGEAAEQGRPGGAGGCSARGRGGPCCECRRARRAAAAAAAAAAAVPAPGPGPPAAPRPPRCRSPPPPPQPPPYRSQPLSAGPWPLRPAGTARPRPPALPSGPGALSPAAPPRSLSPPPPATASRSRTPPLPPVQMPPPYRFPQPPEMLPPYRSPQPRSPPQPATGMPLLKAPRPAPSPGRRTPAGAPQSPPLPSGPKALSPRDLSPSRSLPLLSAPEVLPLSRSLQTLPASPSSSPLLLSGPEALASTRLPASQSRSLQQLPTRPSPDLPRGSRGLAPKGSTQPQVLRLYPSQSLTLPSGPGILPLSGPPPPQSLPQSATLPSASLSLKPPLARSPPRQSLLPAQGPAVPPAAESQPPAPLPVFRSIRCQLALSEAQGAAPSLHDDCGRQPRSLLPKNSPRNAASRGPLVPLAQREHAWLVAMSTGCWAQLRGLFLEEPELALHRDFISGFTVLHWLAKHGDGPGLQELAAAARHAGLALDVDARSGCGYTPLHLAAIHGHQLVIKVLVLQLGCQVQVRDGSGRRPWQYLGSSTSGEIWQLLEAPRGTIMFPTQPLARSVSSASKVSPSTGRAALPACLRVPLGRGAVSHQPGSDSDCD from the coding sequence ATGGCGCGGGAGCTGAgccaggaggctgtgctggactTCCTCTGGGCGGCCGGGGGGCGAGCCCCCAACACGGCGCTGCTCCGCCACTTCCAGCGCTTCCTCCGCGACCCGGCGCTGACGGAGCAGCAGCGGCGGGAGCGCCGCGAGTACTTCAAGAGCCTCGTCAACTCCCTGGCCACCGTCCaccccgccgccgcccccggcgcCTCCAAGGACATCGTCCTCCGCCGCAGGTACCGCGACCTCCTCGATGAGGAGCTGCCGCCGCCGGAGGAGCAgcgggagcaggaggaggaaaagaaggagccgccgccgccccgaCGCGACCCCGAGGGGCGGCGGGCCCCCCACGGGGAGGCGGCGGAGCAGgggcggcccggcggggcggggggctgcTCggcccggggccgcggcgggcCGTGCTGCGAGTGCCGCCGGGCGcgccgcgctgccgccgccgctgccgccgctgctgccgctgtCCCCGCGCCGGGCCCCGGGcccccggccgccccccggccgccccgctgccgctccccgccgcccccgccgcagCCGCCCCCGTACCGGAGCCAGCCGCTGTCCGCGGGCCCCTGGCCGCTCCGCCCCGCCGGCACAGCGCGCCCCCGGCCCCCGGCGCTGCCGTCGGGTCCCGGGGCGCTGTCCCCCGCTGCGCCGCCCCGCTCCCTGTCCCCGCCGCCGCCTGCCACAGCGTCCCGCTCCCGGACGCCACCGCTGCCGCCGGTGCAGATGCCGCCTCCCTACAGGTTTCCTCAGCCCCCCGAGATGCTGCCTCCCTACAGGTCACCTCAGCCCCGATCTCCGCCGCAGCCTGCGACCGGGATGCCCTTGCTGAAGGCGCCACGGCCCGCGCCAAGCCCGGGGAGACGAACCCCCGCCGGAGCCCCCCAGTCCCCGCCGCTGCCATCGGGCCCCAAGGCGCTGTCCCCCCGCGACCTGTCCCCATCCCGATCATTGCCGCTGCTGTCCGCCCCGGAGGTGCTGCCCCTGTCCCGGTCCCTGCAGAcactccctgccagcccctcctcatCGCCACTGCTTTTATCGGGCCCCGAGGCGCTCGCTTCCACCAGGCTGCCCGCATCGCAGTCcaggtccctgcagcagctccccaccAGGCCATCCCCAGACTTGCCCAGGGGATCCAGGGGGCTGGCCCCCAAGGGATCAACCCAGCCTCAAGTCCTGCGGCTGTACCCGTCTCAAAGCCTGACACTGCCCTCAGGTCCCGGGATCCTGCCCCTCAGCGGgccccccccaccccaatcGCTGCCACAGTCCGCCACTCTCCCATCCGCATCCCTCTCCCTGAAGCCGCCCCTTGCCCGGTCACCCCCACGCCAGTCCCTGCTGCCCGCACAGGGCCCCGCCGTGCCCCCAGCCGCAGAgagccagcccccagccccgctgcccgTTTTCCGGAGCATCAGGTGCCAGCTCGCCCTGTCGGAGGCGCAGGGCGCGGCTCCGTCGCTGCACGATGACTGCGGGCggcagccccgctccctgctccccaagaACTCCCCTAGGAATGCCGCAAGCCGAGGGCCCCTGGTGCCGCTGGCACAGCGGGAGCACGCCTGGCTGGTGGCGATGTCCACgggctgctgggctcagctgcgGGGGCTCTTCCTGGAAGAGCCCgagctggccctgcacagggactTCATCTCAGGCTTCACGGTGCTGCACTGGCTGGCCAAGCACGGCGACGGGCCgggcctgcaggagctggcggcggcggcgcggcaCGCCGGGCTGGCCCTGGACGTGGACGCCCGCTCGGGCTGCGGGTACACGCCGCTGCACCTGGCTGCCATACACGGCCACCAGCTTGTCATcaaggtgctggtgctgcagctcgGCTGCCAGGTGCAGGTGCGGGACGGCAGCGGGCGCCGGCCCTGGCAGTACCTGGGCAGCTCCACCTCGGGGGAGatctggcagctcctggaggccCCCCGTGGCACAATCATGTTCCCCACGCAGCCCCTGGCCCGCAGCGTCTCCTCTGCCAGCAAGGTCTCGCCGTCCACCGGCAGGGCAGcgctgcctgcctgcctccGGGTGCCGCTCGGCCGTGGGGCGGTGTCCCACCAACCCGGCAGTGACAGTGACTGTgactga